The Denticeps clupeoides chromosome 1, fDenClu1.1, whole genome shotgun sequence genome segment ATTAAACTGGTTTTACGGTCATAGAGGAAATGAGGCAAGCAGCTAAGGTTGAGTGTACCTCAGTCATGTGGCTGAGTCATGCTACAGTGAACTGAATGACTCTTGAGAATAATATTGGATGAAATCCTTCCAAAGACTTCCTTGATTAAGATTCAACAGGGTTATTTGTGTTATTCGTGGTCACATTCGTTCATGTGTAACAGTGAAATGCGACTCTGATCACTCCAGGACTGAGTGATAATAAAATCTGGGAGGAAAAACAGTGACAAAcatcaaatgaaatattaaataattacatgaaatatacacacacacacacacacacacacaaggcaagCTAAGTGGGAATGTGGTTTGATATAACAATCTATCCAAAGTGAAATATAAAGCATTACAGTAGTATAAAAAATGGCTTatataattactttttttttagcacataaCCTTTGTCAGGAGTCCAAATATCCTGTAAAATATATGACATAGTGAATATACCTACACATAACTATAACAGCAACTAATTACATACTAGTCAATGGAGTACCATTGCTGTAATGTTCAATAGTGTGACACATTTATTTGCCTCAAcctatattattatttgattgtGATGCTTTAATGTTCCCATTTATTTAAACCCTCATGTCATCATATACAGTAAAACAATGAGATCATAGAAATAACCTGATGTTATGCCTATGGTGTGTGGTACCAGGATGTAAGCAGCAGATCCCTGCAAATACAGGATGGGGTTTCTATGTGGGGTcaatattattatgttttttgcCACAGAGCCCATATTCATCTGCTTACAGTTTCACTACAGGAATGTGAGCATGAGTGACATACTCATTGTTTTCAATAAGTGGCCTTATTGAAGATTGATCAATGCTGGTCCAAAGGCCTTACACAAAAGCACTGGAAAAAGCTCCAAaattagcacacacacaaagaataatcaatataaatatttctTGTGCCAGTGTAATAGCAGCAGACCACAGCTGCATAATAGTTTTCTGTCATTTTCCATCCACTGAGTGTATTTATGCAATGCATGTCAGCTCAAGTTGTGCTGATCAGTAGAAACTGTAGTGATCGGAGCATTCTGGATTCTTACATGAGGCAGACTGAACATACTGAACTGAATCAAGCATCTCAGGTACACATGTGATCCTGTGTGCTTTGTCTGGGCAGACTTTTTTCATGCCTTCAAAAagcttttttgtcttttttgagaCCTCACATTAAGGGGGACAAGCATGCTCATTCACAATGACTGGTGACAACAGCATTGCCCAGTGAATGGGGTGGCTTTGTGTGCACTAGGAGGAGCCGAGAAAGGGCCCAAAGAGGCAAAGATCCCATGTCCTTTTGTCTCAGAAAACAATTGTTGGCAGTGTTGTTGGTGTAAAGAAAGGTTTTATGATGCTTTCTtccaacatatttttttctgtcattctgGAAAATGTGACCAATTAAATTCACGAAAGGCCTGACAGCATCCGCAAACATTAAAGTGCCGGGTTTGGATCAGAACATCATCGTCCTCTGACCCCTTTTCCTGGCTTGGAGTTTTTCCACCTCCTCCAGATGAATTTCCTTAGACAAAATTTGTGGTTCGTGTAGGTCCCATGGCATTCCTTTTTCCTTTCGGAACACAAAACGCTGTCCGAGGAGTTCTGGGAGTACTTGACATCGGTTCACCTTTCACTGATAAGAAGTGGACATCCTGCAAATGTTATGTTGTTCATACTGGGTTCCTGTCAGCTATTTATGTCTTATTTTTAACCTGGCACGGCCTGCACTGAGGCACTAGTGTTCGATTATTCTAACTCATTAAGCTGTTGTGTCTGACAGAACATAATAGACACCCATTAAAACAAGTCAATttataaattacaatttttttgttgtttttgctaTTGTTGTGTCATTGCAGGCAGTTTAGTGGACTTCCTCAAAACCACCCAAGGCTGCAACCTGAACATGAACACGCTGATAGACATGGCTTCTCAGGCAAGTGACCGGCACTAAAATAAACACCTTCCTTCGCATCCAGTGCTTATTATTGTTCATGTTCTGTTTGCATCATATCCGCCATCCAAGTTCACCTCTATATAGCTCTCTGTCTTCTCTGTCAGCTTCACGCTCTGGATTAGATGAAGTACTGGCCCACTAGACTGTAAACCATGTCTGGGTTATTATTGTAAGTCTTACTTGCTGACTAATACAGGAGAAACAATAGGGAGCATTGTTTAAATGGAAGAGAAGTGGTCTGAGGAGAAAATTAAAAGTCTAGACACAAATTTGACCATGTCACATCCAGCACAATCTCAGACCTAATtcttgtctcacacacacaacaaaaacatcATGGAAATTCCAACTAATCCTGAGGGGGGTAGGGAGTTGGACACACCGAATCAGCCAAAGGTCAGTTTTGTTGGACTGGTCATTGCGCTTTATACAGGCATAGACAGGACAGCCATTGAGACAGCAGTGTGTCCACATGAGCTATGCTATGTATCTAGGAAAATGACAGGGAACGAGGACAAAGCATGCAGCCACCATATTGTGTTGTGTATACTTGGCTGGTTTCAGTAACTTTGAAGAAAACGCTTGCTCTGTGCCCAAAATGGCCTCACCCACCGAATCCTGTGTCGAATGAACACTTAAATCGACTGTGCTGACTATAATCTGGCTACCAAACAGGTATGAGAGAACTCGTTGAATCTTCTAAAATGATTTCAGTTCGTGTCAGTATAACCACTTCCCTACTCTGAGGTAGACAGGACTCTGCCTATATGGTGAGGTATGCACGCCCCTTCCTCCTCAAATCCCCCACACCGCCCTTGAAGCCTGCCTGTGAGATTTTTGCGTCTGTGCCTCCGCACACATACGTACGTACCTGTGCACCACCATAGGGACTTCTTTGAAATAGATGAATGAGCCTGATGCCTCATGAGTGTAAAGTTTCACATCCGCCTCTTCCCTTTTACCCCTATAGACGTGTATTTAGGTCACTCAAAACCCCTTCCACATGGCCCAGTGATGACAGgattcactttttctttctttagttcTTTCGATAACTGCTTATTCACACGCatatttttcttccttttttaaaacaaaattttaCTAAGTGAGGCACAAAGAAAATATCTTCCCCCAATACATTTCCACTTTTTTCATTAATACACAGTGTGCGCTTATGATGGTCATGACATTGCTGAGTTTCATCAGAAAATCATAGCAGTTTTACTCATAGTTTTATGTCTTCTCAAGTTTATTAAGCATTTACAGTATTCGGGCACATTTTACATGCCCACCACCAGCCCTGTGTGGAAAATGACGGAGAGGAATGGCAACGGTGCTGAGACGTGCGGAACAGAAAGTTGACCTTTGGGAGTATGTTTGAAAGATGCCTTGCATAAACTGGGTGGTACTCAGAGAccaaggtcaaagttcaggcTAAGGGATGTAAGGCCCTCCCAGTACCAGGAACTTGCCACTTTTCTGTCTCCAAAATACACAGACCAcgaatttacacacacatatatgcatacTCTTCACAAGCTCCCTCAATCTTATTTTAAccagttacattttaaaaatgtaaatgttgtcttCATTTGTATCAACGTGTTcataaaaaaagttgtgccaGTGGATCTATTTAGTGGATCTATAAAGTATCTGATAGACACTGTAACTTAATTTATCTCAAAACACAGATAAAAAATCGAGTGAGAGGCAAAATTCATGTTACTGGCGTTGTGAAAGTGGGCCGAAGCGTCAAACAAAGACCTGAATGCATGGTACATtgtacatttagagcatttatcagacgcccttatccagagcgacttacaatcagttgtgtctttctcagagacacaatggtagtaagtgggatttgaacctgggtcttctggttcataggcgagtgtgttacccactaggtagaTACTTAATAACAGTAAGGTGTGATTGGCTGTGCATGCATTGCCCTCTACAGATTGCTGAGGGAATGGCTTACATCGAGCAGAAGAACTATATCCACCGAGACCTGCGAGCTGCCAACATCCTGGTGTCTGAGGAGCTCATCTGCAAAATTGCTGACTTTGGACTGGCCAGGCTGATTGAAGACAACGAGTACACCGCTAGGGAAGGCAAGAGCCATATTCAGTTGTGGTTTATTCTCACAATGAAATTATGTGGATTTAGAAGGGACAAaatgctgccatctagtgtttAGTAACATTCAGTAACATTTCCCCACAACCCAGGTGCAAAATTCCCCATCAAATGGACGGCGCCTGAAGCCATTAACTATGGAACTTTCTCCATCAAGTCGGACGTGTGGTCTTTCGGCATCCTGCTGACAGAAATAGTGACGTATGGACGAATTCCTTACCCAGGTGAATTTATaatgttaaaagaaaataaactgcCTTAACTTTAAAAAATCTTGAGCCAATGAGAAGTGATCTGTGccacctaatattttaacactgacgtaatgtgaataaaccaaacaaacctgttGTCAGTAGCTTTATGGGAAAGTAAAATCAAAAACAATTTATTCATAAGCATAAATAAAGACAGCTTATTTAAAGACAGCTtattaaaagagcaaactaatatcTTTAACTACCGTAATgagcaaaaacacatttgttagTGTGCTTTAGACATGCGTGCTCTGGGTAAAAGCAAATGCAAATAAGGGTAGGACAATACATTAGTGTTATTAAGTTTCTACTATGCATGCAGGTGTTTGTACTTTGCTTGAAACCAAACCATTGGcgcacagcattttttttcttccataaaacacaataaatgcaTAGTACATGCAATCAATTACATAATAGAAACAATCCCAAGTACAATGACATTACAGCCACGCATTTACTGTACTTTCCCAGGCATGAGCAACCCTGAGGTCATCCAGAACCTGGAGCGAGGATATCGAATGCCCCGGCCAGACAACTGTCCAGAAGGCCTGTACAACGTCATGCATGAGTGCTGGAACGAGACCCCAGAGAACAGGCCTACCTTTGAGTACCTGAGGAGTGTTTTGGAGGACTTCTCCACTGCTACAGAGAGGCAGTATCAGGAGGGGATTTAACAAACTGAGCTCTCTCAGAACATGATATGCATAATCAGACCAATGTCTGCTTTGCTAGGCTGGAACATCATGCGTTTGAAAGAGACTCACTTTCAATGCAAATTATTTCAGTCCTCAAACGGAACAAGTTGCCACAGGTTcattgattatttttgtttcctCTTTGTATGTTCTGAAGCAATTGTTTTGTTGTGATctttatgtatttttgtgtttgtatcTTATTTGGTTTCATCTGGAATATATCCATATGTAAATGCTAATTATGTAAAGTTTAAAACTGTTCTATTAGTTTCTTAGTGTACAATATAATACATGAATCTGACTGTATGCATTCCTCAGGTTGCTAAACAGGCTGTTAAGAGGACCTTTGTATTGATTTGCTTgtgctgctgtaaaaaaaatatgcagtTCAATAAAGGTATGCAGAAATGCACTTACTGATCATTGTCTGGTTCATACTCAAATTCAAAAAGGCATTGTATAAATGCATGCCATTTTAGTTTTTCCTCTCAGTTATCAAGAATTGGCAATATATCAATGATTATCAGCAGAATTTCAGAACCATTCCTAAAGGAATCCTATCAATCACATATTTAATGAAGACAAACAATATgtgcaaaacattttattaaaatagtaATACAATATTCTAGTACATAGTAATTACAAATTTTTAAACTTACcacaaatatatgttttaaactGATAGTATTTAggtcaaaaatgtttaaaaccgAACTCAAAAACATGAGGGTAGAGTAGGGGACCTTGGAtgtcattttgcattatttatatttaaatatttattttatatttaaattagcattatttaatgttttggtcaagttaaaaagacaaaaacaagtgTTTTGTTGTAAAAACTAAGGCAGTGAGGCATATCGTGGCAAAAGTTATTCCATGGTTACCATGGTTGGGCAGAAGGGCCGAAGAACTGCCCTTTTAAATCTAATGCAACTTGTGCTGCTTCAGACAGTCTGGTTTGGAGTGTTGCAGGGAAGCAGTTCATTCTCTTGCTGTAGCTCATGTGAAGACCAGTCCCTGTCCTTAGGGTACTTCATACGCACCTGCAATAAAACGGAAAGAAAGCCTGTCACTTTTCAGGTGTAAAGTCTCAAAATTGAAAGAATGGCAACAGTTTTCCAAGAATGCTAACAGAAAATGATTTGCCTTACCCTTCTGGTAACCTTTTTGTGTCTGCCAGGGCAGGGAAGGTCCAGGAAGAAGACGCTGGTGGCACAACACTGCCCTGCAAATGCAACTTCCACCATTGACAGGAGGATAAGTGGGATCCAAAGAACAATGGTTGTGCCCTGGGAAAGACATATTGAGGACTCTGCATTTTCATCCAGCCCATTTCCCATTCTATATGTATGGAACTCAATTTTCACCTACATAGATCCTTGTGGGGTCGTACGGGCACTCGTTTGTAATGTTGAAATAGCCAATAGTGTCTGGAGACTTGCAGTTGTCCTGTACATTGATGCCTTTAAATGCAAGAGCCATCACCATGGAGTACACCAACCCTACTGCAGAGGCTGCGGCCAGGAGGGCCGCTAGAATGCACACAACCAACAGGAACCAATTCTGCAGGTAGTCAGAAAAAAGGTAATTAGCATTCATTAAATGCCACACAATTTGAATTTATAAGTTTGTACCTTACGTGTTACAATTATCTGATGCATACGTAATCGATGACTGTGGCAAGTAAGGATTAGTGATCGCGTGCATGTTATTCCATCAATGTGCTTTCTGGTGTATCAGGGCAACATAAAAAGCCATTTGCAGATTCATGATCATCTTATAGCAAAGAAGCATTCACAACTGTTTATTTATGAATGACTCTTTACTCCAATTGTAATAGTCTTTAAATGGCACAGTAATCAACCGGAAAAATCCATGTTTGATTAAGACATTGATTCCAAACCTACATGTTTTCTTTCTCACAGAGACTAATCAGTTTCTCAAAGTGACCTGAAATtaacaaagtaaagtaaagtgaagtgattgtcacatgtgatacacagcagcacagcacacagtgcacacagtgaaatttgtcctctgcatttaacccatcacccttagtgagcagtgggcagccatgacaggtgcccggggagcagtgtgtggggacggtgctttgctcagtggcacctcagtggtaccttggcagatcaggattcgaaaccggcaaccttctgattgcggcgctgtttccttaaccgctaggccaccactgccctaacaATCTGacaattcattaataaattactTGGACTTGCCCTGGAGGAACCGTACATGAACATTATGACTGGAACAGAGGGAATGACTTAATGTGAGAATGAGATACTGGAATCTGGGACCTTACCAAAGACTTGTTTTGCATGTTCCGGGATAAGACAATAGCCGAGATGCCAGCAATTATTGCCTGCAAGTCATAAGaaaaattacaagcattttccCATCTACTTTTGTGAGTCTCagcattgcacaaaaaa includes the following:
- the tmem54a gene encoding transmembrane protein 54a; the encoded protein is MGFAGICCARLKDEKTLMKTGLGLVLVGHVNFLLGGLEHGAVLRHINMNKEDRDSEYAISNFIALVSGLMAIIAGISAIVLSRNMQNKSLNWFLLVVCILAALLAAASAVGLVYSMVMALAFKGINVQDNCKSPDTIGYFNITNECPYDPTRIYGTTIVLWIPLILLSMVEVAFAGQCCATSVFFLDLPCPGRHKKVTRRVRMKYPKDRDWSSHELQQENELLPCNTPNQTV